A genomic region of Trueperaceae bacterium contains the following coding sequences:
- a CDS encoding ATP-binding cassette domain-containing protein, with product MDEARLGSSVSDPAAPAIVASELTRSFGSVEAVKGVSFEVAQGEFFALLGPNGAGKTTTVQMLTTLLRPTTGRARVFGADTVADAATVRAALGMVFQEPALDERLSARENLQIHAALYRIPRAVARSRIEEALEWASLVEVGKRTLRSFSGGMKRRLELARALMHRPRLLFLDEPTLGLDPQGRRHLWERIEWLRGRGLTVFMTTHYLQEAESCDRVGIIDDGRMAALGTPTELKESVGMSLDASLEDVFIELTGRQLRDEEAGARSRMLDFAKRGGEHTR from the coding sequence GTGGATGAGGCGCGGTTGGGGTCGAGCGTGAGCGATCCTGCCGCTCCCGCGATTGTTGCCTCGGAACTCACGCGCAGCTTCGGTTCGGTCGAAGCGGTCAAGGGCGTGAGCTTCGAGGTCGCGCAGGGCGAGTTCTTCGCCCTGCTGGGGCCCAACGGTGCCGGCAAGACCACCACGGTGCAGATGCTCACCACCCTGCTTCGCCCGACGACGGGACGAGCGAGGGTATTCGGGGCCGACACGGTGGCCGACGCCGCCACGGTCCGAGCGGCCCTCGGCATGGTCTTCCAGGAGCCCGCTCTCGACGAGCGGCTCTCTGCCCGCGAGAACCTGCAGATCCACGCCGCGCTCTACCGGATACCACGTGCCGTGGCGCGCTCCCGGATCGAGGAGGCGCTCGAGTGGGCATCCCTGGTGGAAGTCGGCAAGCGCACCTTGCGGAGCTTCTCGGGAGGTATGAAGCGGCGGCTCGAGCTGGCTCGCGCGCTCATGCACCGGCCGCGACTGCTCTTCCTCGACGAGCCGACGCTTGGGCTCGACCCGCAGGGCCGGCGCCATCTGTGGGAACGGATCGAGTGGCTGCGCGGTCGCGGACTCACGGTGTTCATGACCACCCACTACCTGCAGGAGGCCGAGTCGTGCGACCGGGTGGGGATCATCGACGACGGTCGGATGGCCGCCCTAGGCACGCCCACGGAACTCAAGGAGAGCGTGGGGATGAGTCTCGACGCGAGCCTCGAGGACGTCTTCATCGAGCTCACCGGCAGGCAGCTCCGCGACGAGGAGGCCGGCGCCAGGTCACGGATGCTCGACTTCGCGAAACGGGGCGGGGAGCATACCCGGTGA
- a CDS encoding ABC transporter permease, translating into MSVAAGRSGKIGPDLRVVGAIWRRELLRYARDRSQLFGAVSRTVLWLIILGFGLGAALRDIEGYTYAQYILPGVVTLNILFASLQSAIALVWDREVGLLREVLVSPAGMPAVTLGKVLGGATISLVQGSIPLLAIPFLGLDFGPLRLLLAWVVMFCMGTLVTSFGVIIASRMRTFEGFGSISNGIIQPLYFLSGSIFPLKGIVGGVGFLDIPAPLRAELRELGIFAIGSGWVVQLPTWLEVLVFANPLSYQLDLLRYFILGFQQLPLWLDYLAVAVLPLLALAVATLMMNRLRQR; encoded by the coding sequence GTGAGCGTGGCGGCTGGCAGGAGCGGGAAGATCGGGCCGGATCTGCGGGTCGTCGGAGCGATATGGCGTCGAGAACTGCTGCGTTACGCCCGCGACCGCTCGCAGCTGTTCGGGGCGGTGTCGCGTACCGTCCTCTGGTTGATAATCCTGGGATTCGGCCTGGGGGCGGCCCTGCGGGACATCGAGGGGTACACCTACGCTCAGTACATCCTCCCGGGCGTCGTGACCCTCAACATCCTCTTCGCCTCGCTCCAGTCGGCCATCGCCCTCGTCTGGGACCGGGAGGTGGGACTGCTTCGCGAGGTGCTCGTATCACCAGCGGGGATGCCCGCGGTGACGCTGGGCAAGGTCCTGGGTGGCGCGACGATAAGTCTGGTGCAGGGAAGCATCCCGCTTCTCGCGATACCCTTCCTCGGTCTCGACTTCGGCCCGCTCAGGCTGCTCCTTGCCTGGGTGGTGATGTTCTGCATGGGGACACTGGTGACCTCGTTCGGCGTCATCATCGCCAGCCGGATGAGGACATTCGAAGGGTTCGGCAGCATCTCGAACGGCATAATCCAGCCGCTCTACTTCCTCTCCGGCTCGATCTTCCCTCTGAAGGGGATAGTCGGCGGCGTCGGATTCCTCGACATACCGGCTCCGCTTCGAGCAGAGCTTCGGGAACTGGGCATCTTCGCGATCGGGAGCGGCTGGGTAGTCCAACTCCCGACCTGGCTCGAGGTGCTGGTGTTCGCCAATCCCCTCAGCTACCAGTTGGACCTGTTGCGCTACTTCATCCTGGGGTTCCAGCAGTTGCCGCTGTGGCTCGACTACCTGGCCGTCGCGGTGCTGCCCCTGCTGGCACTGGCCGTCGCGACTCTGATGATGAACCGGCTACGGCAACGCTGA
- a CDS encoding NAD(P)H-dependent oxidoreductase has product MDDSNLTRNATTIRLLGVAGSLRRHSLNRALLEAAALLAPPELEVEIFDLSGIPLYNGDIDNDEERPAEVQALKDAVSSSDGLVLATPEYNHGVPGVLKNAIDWVSRPAGRSPLRDKPVAIFGAAPGAFGTVRAQQQLKLVLLSTRARLLDHAGVLVTFAREKLAGDGEIVHAPTREHLRRVMSEISSLLREDLGGRHPAVPTSRRE; this is encoded by the coding sequence ATGGATGACTCGAACCTAACGAGGAACGCCACCACGATCAGACTATTGGGTGTCGCAGGCAGCCTCAGGCGCCATTCGCTCAACCGCGCCCTGCTCGAAGCTGCCGCTCTGCTGGCGCCCCCCGAGCTCGAGGTCGAGATCTTCGACCTCTCGGGGATACCGCTCTACAACGGGGACATCGACAACGACGAGGAGCGACCCGCCGAGGTGCAGGCGCTCAAGGATGCGGTGTCGTCGAGCGACGGACTCGTGCTGGCGACGCCCGAGTACAACCACGGCGTTCCCGGCGTCCTGAAGAACGCCATCGACTGGGTATCACGGCCTGCCGGCCGCTCGCCCCTGCGCGACAAGCCGGTGGCGATCTTCGGCGCGGCGCCTGGCGCCTTCGGCACGGTTCGCGCTCAGCAGCAGCTCAAGCTCGTCCTGCTCTCCACCAGGGCACGCCTGCTCGACCACGCCGGGGTGCTGGTCACCTTCGCCCGGGAGAAGCTGGCCGGCGACGGAGAGATCGTACACGCGCCGACGCGGGAGCATCTGCGAAGGGTGATGAGCGAGATCTCGTCCCTGCTGCGTGAGGACCTGGGAGGAAGGCATCCAGCGGTACCGACATCGCGTCGGGAGTAA
- a CDS encoding sodium-translocating pyrophosphatase, which yields MEGLIILIPLAAIAALVAAGVIAQRIVGAATGNPAMVEISDAVKAGASAYMNRQYRTITYVAVLIVVIFAIIALVNEGETATLWWWTTAGFAVGALFSAISGYIGMNIAVRANVRVAQAARSGLDGALRIAFNGGAVAGLAVAGLALLGVAGFFWLFFVVLDLPNPVEPLVGFAFGASLISLFARVGGGIYTKAADVGADLVGKVEAGIPEDDPRNPAVIADNVGDNVGDCAGMGADLFETYAVTAIGAVFLGFLLPGTGTVSALVVYPLVLGAIAIIASIVGVFFVRLGNDGAIMPALYKGVFASAILSVVGFLFATLLMFRTFDFSQLPEAGNAWSIFGASVVGIVVVVLIMFITEYYTGTRFGPVQRVARASETGAATNIISGLAVGMQSTALPVITLVLATFVAFVLAGLYGIAIAAVAMLSVTGMIVAMDTYGPITDNAGGIAEMADLPEEVRQNTDALDAVGNTTKAVTKGYAIGSAALAALVLFADYAERLELGEGAFRLNDPIVLVGLLTGAMLPFLFSAFLMESVGKAAGSVIEEVRRQFRAIPGIMERTAKPDYGKAVDIVTAAALRELILPGILAVVAPLVVGFLFGPLALGGLLIGVIASGLMMALMMSNGGGAWDNAKKYIEDGNYGGKGSEAHAASVVGDTVGDPYKDTAGPSINPLIKVINTVSLIFATVIASVGGILM from the coding sequence ATGGAAGGACTCATCATCCTGATACCGCTGGCCGCGATCGCAGCACTGGTCGCAGCGGGCGTCATCGCACAGCGCATCGTCGGCGCGGCCACCGGGAACCCGGCCATGGTCGAGATCTCCGACGCGGTGAAAGCCGGGGCCTCGGCCTACATGAACCGGCAGTACCGCACCATCACCTACGTCGCCGTCCTCATCGTGGTGATCTTCGCGATCATCGCGCTCGTCAACGAGGGGGAAACGGCCACTCTCTGGTGGTGGACGACCGCTGGTTTCGCCGTAGGCGCGCTCTTCTCGGCCATTAGCGGCTACATCGGCATGAACATCGCCGTTCGCGCCAACGTTCGCGTCGCGCAGGCCGCTCGGAGTGGCCTGGATGGCGCGCTCCGCATCGCCTTCAACGGCGGAGCCGTGGCCGGGCTGGCCGTCGCGGGGCTGGCGCTGCTGGGCGTGGCAGGGTTCTTCTGGCTCTTCTTCGTAGTGCTCGACCTCCCCAACCCGGTCGAACCGCTGGTCGGCTTCGCCTTCGGCGCCAGCCTCATCTCGCTGTTCGCCAGGGTGGGCGGCGGCATCTACACCAAGGCCGCCGACGTAGGCGCCGACCTCGTAGGCAAGGTCGAGGCGGGGATCCCCGAGGATGATCCCCGTAACCCTGCCGTCATCGCCGACAACGTCGGCGACAACGTGGGCGACTGCGCCGGGATGGGAGCCGACCTGTTCGAGACCTACGCGGTCACCGCCATCGGCGCGGTCTTCCTGGGCTTCCTGCTGCCCGGTACCGGGACGGTCTCGGCCCTGGTCGTCTACCCGCTGGTCCTCGGGGCCATCGCCATCATCGCCTCCATCGTCGGCGTGTTCTTCGTGCGACTGGGCAACGACGGCGCCATAATGCCGGCACTCTACAAGGGCGTGTTCGCCAGCGCGATCCTCTCGGTCGTGGGCTTCCTCTTCGCCACCCTGCTGATGTTCCGCACCTTCGACTTCTCGCAGCTGCCCGAGGCCGGCAACGCCTGGAGCATCTTCGGCGCCAGCGTGGTTGGCATCGTCGTAGTGGTGCTGATCATGTTCATCACCGAGTACTACACGGGAACTCGCTTCGGCCCCGTGCAGCGGGTTGCCCGGGCCTCCGAGACGGGCGCGGCGACCAACATCATCAGCGGACTGGCGGTTGGCATGCAGTCGACCGCGCTCCCCGTAATCACCCTGGTGCTCGCCACCTTCGTCGCCTTCGTCCTGGCCGGCCTCTACGGGATCGCCATCGCCGCCGTCGCGATGCTCTCGGTCACCGGCATGATCGTGGCGATGGATACCTACGGACCCATCACCGACAACGCCGGCGGCATCGCCGAGATGGCCGACCTGCCCGAGGAGGTGCGGCAGAACACCGACGCCCTCGATGCGGTTGGCAACACCACCAAGGCCGTGACCAAGGGATACGCGATCGGCTCGGCGGCGCTGGCCGCACTCGTCCTCTTCGCCGACTACGCCGAGAGGCTCGAGCTGGGTGAAGGCGCCTTCCGCCTCAACGACCCGATCGTGCTGGTCGGTCTCCTCACCGGCGCCATGCTGCCCTTCCTCTTCAGCGCCTTCCTGATGGAATCGGTGGGCAAGGCCGCCGGCAGCGTCATCGAGGAGGTCCGTCGTCAGTTCAGGGCCATCCCGGGGATCATGGAGCGAACCGCCAAACCCGATTACGGCAAGGCCGTCGACATCGTCACGGCAGCGGCGCTACGCGAGCTCATCCTGCCGGGGATCCTGGCGGTCGTCGCACCCCTCGTCGTAGGCTTCCTCTTCGGCCCGCTGGCACTCGGCGGCCTGCTGATCGGCGTGATCGCCTCGGGCCTGATGATGGCTCTGATGATGTCGAACGGTGGCGGCGCCTGGGACAACGCCAAGAAGTACATCGAGGACGGCAACTACGGCGGCAAGGGTTCCGAAGCGCATGCGGCTTCGGTCGTGGGCGACACCGTCGGTGACCCGTACAAGGACACGGCGGGTCCCTCCATCAACCCGCTCATCAAGGTGATCAACACCGTCTCGCTGATCTTCGCGACGGTCATCGCCTCGGTGGGTGGCATCCTGATGTAG
- the pgm gene encoding phosphoglucomutase (alpha-D-glucose-1,6-bisphosphate-dependent) codes for MSTDPLAGKPAPLELLVNVPRLVAAYYTERPDPDDPAQRVSFGTSGHRGSSLEGSFNEQHILAVSQAVAEYRRGQGVTGPLFIGMDTHALSEPAMRTAVEVLVANDVEVVLAQDLGYTPTPVVSHAILANNGNSAAKADGIVITPSHNPPADGGFKYNPPHGGPAGTGETKAIEERANELLAAGCREVRRVPFERALAQAHRRDFVGPYVDDLGYVVDMERIAAAGLRIGADPMGGAGLPYWEPIADRYGLELEVVNRRIDPTFSFMTVDGDGKIRMDCSSPYAMAGLIGLKDRFDIAFGNDPDFDRHGIVTPSGLMNPNHYLAVAVNYLFSHRSDWPSDAAVGKTLVSSSMLDRVAASLGRRLSEVPVGFKWFVEGLLEGSFGFGGEESAGASFLRRDGSVWTTDKDGIIMDLLAAEITAATGRDPSEHYRDLEEEFGSPVYRRSEAPADDAQKKVLANLDVDSVTARELAGEPITAKITRAPGNGAAIGGLKVMTENGWFAARPSGTEPIYKIYAESFRGEEHLDALLEEARAIVKDAFSAARV; via the coding sequence ATGAGTACCGATCCTCTGGCGGGTAAGCCCGCCCCGCTCGAACTGCTCGTCAACGTTCCACGGCTGGTAGCCGCTTACTACACCGAGCGGCCCGACCCGGACGATCCTGCCCAGCGCGTCTCCTTCGGTACCTCCGGTCACCGGGGCAGTTCACTCGAGGGTTCGTTCAATGAACAGCACATCCTCGCGGTAAGCCAGGCGGTGGCGGAGTACCGCCGCGGTCAGGGCGTGACGGGACCGCTCTTCATCGGCATGGATACTCACGCCCTCTCCGAGCCGGCCATGCGCACGGCGGTAGAGGTACTGGTCGCCAACGACGTCGAGGTGGTTCTGGCCCAAGACCTCGGTTACACCCCGACACCTGTCGTCTCGCACGCCATCCTCGCGAACAACGGGAACTCGGCAGCGAAGGCGGACGGCATCGTCATCACCCCCTCGCACAATCCGCCGGCCGATGGAGGTTTCAAATACAACCCGCCGCACGGTGGTCCCGCGGGCACCGGTGAAACGAAGGCGATCGAGGAGCGGGCCAACGAACTGCTGGCGGCGGGCTGCCGTGAGGTGCGGCGAGTCCCGTTCGAGCGGGCTCTGGCACAGGCTCACCGGCGCGATTTCGTGGGCCCTTACGTGGACGACCTCGGGTACGTCGTGGATATGGAACGGATCGCGGCGGCGGGCCTGCGGATCGGAGCCGATCCGATGGGCGGCGCAGGGCTGCCCTACTGGGAGCCGATCGCGGACCGGTACGGGCTCGAGCTCGAGGTGGTGAACCGTCGCATCGACCCTACCTTCTCGTTCATGACGGTTGACGGGGACGGCAAGATCAGGATGGACTGCTCCTCGCCATACGCCATGGCCGGGCTCATCGGCCTGAAAGACCGCTTCGACATCGCCTTCGGCAACGACCCCGACTTCGACCGTCACGGCATCGTCACCCCCTCCGGATTGATGAACCCAAACCACTACCTGGCCGTGGCCGTGAACTACCTGTTCTCCCACCGCTCGGATTGGCCCTCGGACGCCGCGGTAGGCAAGACGCTCGTCTCGAGTTCGATGCTCGACCGCGTGGCGGCGTCGCTGGGGCGCAGGCTGAGCGAGGTGCCGGTGGGCTTCAAGTGGTTCGTAGAGGGGCTGCTGGAGGGGAGCTTCGGTTTCGGGGGCGAGGAGAGCGCGGGCGCCTCGTTCCTGCGTCGCGACGGAAGCGTCTGGACCACCGACAAGGACGGGATCATCATGGATCTGCTTGCCGCCGAGATCACTGCGGCAACCGGCCGCGATCCGAGCGAACACTACCGCGACCTCGAGGAGGAGTTCGGCTCGCCCGTCTACCGCCGTTCCGAAGCTCCTGCCGACGACGCGCAGAAGAAGGTATTGGCGAACCTCGACGTCGACTCGGTGACCGCCCGAGAGCTCGCCGGCGAACCGATCACCGCGAAGATCACGCGCGCGCCCGGCAATGGCGCCGCAATCGGCGGTCTCAAGGTGATGACGGAGAACGGCTGGTTCGCCGCCCGCCCGTCGGGCACCGAACCGATCTACAAGATCTACGCGGAGAGCTTCCGCGGGGAGGAACATCTGGATGCCCTGCTGGAGGAGGCGCGGGCGATTGTGAAAGATGCGTTCTCCGCAGCGAGGGTCTGA
- a CDS encoding winged helix-turn-helix domain-containing protein → MHVDAHRGVGMGQNMRFSDIVIDDPGISMAAKGVFSTLGLMGNSCSVAELASRTKDKQQAVQAALRELENAGYVRVVDGMVHVHSAGSFGVVK, encoded by the coding sequence ATGCACGTTGACGCACACCGCGGGGTAGGGATGGGGCAGAACATGCGCTTCAGCGACATCGTGATCGACGACCCTGGCATCAGCATGGCTGCCAAGGGCGTGTTCTCGACCCTCGGACTGATGGGCAACAGCTGCTCGGTCGCCGAACTCGCTTCCCGCACGAAGGACAAGCAGCAGGCCGTCCAGGCGGCTCTGCGGGAGCTCGAGAACGCGGGCTACGTGAGGGTAGTGGACGGGATGGTCCACGTCCACAGCGCCGGCAGCTTCGGCGTCGTCAAGTGA
- a CDS encoding cyclic-di-AMP receptor — MKLLLTIVQDADVGRLQQALNEGGFQSTKLASTGGFLREGNTTLLVGVEDTDVEQVKGIIHDTCRERTRVIPGGSPFHAPEATFAGPPVEVPVGGAIVFVLGVESFVRL, encoded by the coding sequence ATGAAATTGCTGCTGACCATCGTGCAGGACGCCGACGTGGGTCGTCTGCAGCAGGCCCTCAACGAGGGAGGCTTCCAGTCGACCAAGCTGGCCTCGACCGGAGGTTTCCTCAGAGAGGGCAATACCACCCTGCTGGTGGGTGTCGAAGACACCGACGTGGAGCAGGTGAAGGGGATAATCCACGACACTTGTCGCGAGAGGACGCGGGTGATCCCCGGCGGCAGCCCTTTCCACGCGCCGGAAGCGACCTTCGCCGGACCCCCCGTCGAAGTGCCGGTAGGTGGCGCCATCGTCTTCGTGCTGGGTGTCGAGTCGTTCGTCAGGCTCTGA